A region of the Chitinophagaceae bacterium genome:
ATTTTTCCACTTACCCGTCATTTGCTTTGTGGCCGGAATGACATTCCTGGCATCCTGTAAAAAAAATACGATTCCTTCCAATGGTAATGAGGTTATCGTTAACCCGGGCGACAGCACCCAGCCGGTGATCTTATACAGCGGCAGCTTAACCGGGGGCGAGGCCGGCGACCAGGCAAGGGGAGATGTGACCATTGAAAAGGTGGGCACTAAAAAATACCTGGTGTTCAGGAATTTCAACTCCAACAACGGGCCGGACGTTCATGTATATTTTTCCAAAACAATCGGAAGCCATGCATCGCCCCCTACGGAGTACAAAGACCTTGGTTTTCCGAAGTATACCAGCGGCACGTTCAATTACGAACTGCTGACGGAACCGGATATTGCCAATTATAAATATGTGCTTATCTGGTGTGCCCGGTACAGGATCCAGTTTGGGTACACAGAATTAAAATAACAATCAACCCGTTAACCTTTCAATTTAATGTATGAAAAAGAACCTGGTACTTATCATTTCTGTTATCTTTTTATCGGCATCGGCAACTGCCCAGAAAAAAAACAAAAGGCCGGTTGACCGGTTTGCTGATCTTACGGTGGGCATTGGGGCTTCCCAGGTAACCGGATCCCTTTCCTATGTGCATAACTGGAAATTTGGAAAACGAAAAAAATGGGAACTTGGCCTGGGTGCCCGGTACTCGGGTTATTTTGGAACGGACCTGTACTACCGGACTGCCCCCGCAAAGCTAACCAGCGGCAAAACGGATCCAACGGTGCTGTTTACCGAAGATATTGAAGAGAACATTGATTCGGTATTATTTCCAAAGTCACAGGTGAACTCTTTCAATATCTCTCTCAACATTGGTTATAATTTCACCAAAAGATTCTCGGCAGGTTTGAATATTGACCTGGCCGGTTTCACCGTTGGTAAAAAACAGGATGGGATCTATTACGGGAACAATTTTGCAACCGGCGTACCGGTAACTGCAAAGCCTACCGGTTTTAATCTTTTGTTAATTAGTGATAATGACAAGGGCTCGCTGAACAGTGAATTGTTCGGTCGTTATACGTGGAATGATTCTTGGGGGGTGAAACTGGGTATCCAGTTTTATTTTGCCGAGTTCACAACGGATACAAAGGTTCAGACCACACCAGGCGGTGATGTAAATGACCGGTTCCGGAAAAAGATGCTGGGGGCCGGGTTGGGAGTGACCTATAAATTTTAAAAGCGAACCGGCTGTTTTTAATTAATTTTAGTAGATGAAAAAACTCCTTACATTCCTTATCTTTTTAACAGGAATCCCGGGCCTTGCACAAGCGCAATTGGTATTAACCCCGGTTGATGCAGGAAGCAACGTGCATTTCGTGATAAAGAACTTCGGCATTAAGACCCGGGGGGATCTGAAGGGGTTGAAAGGAACGATCCGGTTTGCCCCGGAAAATTTAGCTGCCAGCAGTTTTGATGTATCCGTAGATGCCAACAGCATTGATACGGATAATGAAAGCAGGGATAATCACCTCCGCCAGGCTGAGTATTTTAATGTAGCCACCCATAAGACCATCCATTTTAAAAGCACGAAAGTTGTGCTGTCATCGGTTGCCGGCAGGTATTACATGTACGGTGACCTTACCATCAAAGGCGTTACCAGGCCGGTTGAATTTGGCTTTGGTGTCAGCCCCAAAGACGGGGATATGTTTTTGAGGGTGAATTCGGTATCAACCGGAGAGATTTTGGTGTGGGTGGGAGCAGCATTTCCCTGTCGGATAAGCTGACCGTTTCGCTTTCTGTATTAGCAAAAAAATAATTTTCATTCCCCATTTCCATTCGCATGAATGGCAGGATATTGTTCCTGCTTGTTATCTTTGCCCGATGCCAAAATTGTTCCAGATCTTTGGATGGGGTCTTCTCATCAGTTTCCTGGGTTCATTGCCCCTCGGTACACTGAACGTGGCTGCCATGCAGATCGGCATCCAGGAAAGCATCATGAATGCCCTGTATTTTTCCTTTGGTTCTTTGCTGGTTGAAATGATCTATGTGCGCATCTCCCTGGTGGGTATCGACTGGGTACGTAAACAGGAAAAACTGATGAAGGCCATGGAATGGATCACCCTGTTCATCATCATTGCACTGGCAGCAGGCAGTTTCATTGCAGCACTCCGGGACGGGGCCACTGAAAAAAATGTGATGCTGCAGAACAACATGCACCGTTTTGTGCTCGGGATGTTCATGTGTGCCATCAACCCCGTTCAGATCCCTTTCTGGTTTGGGTGGAGTACCATATTATTCAGTAAAAAAGTACTGGAACCCCGGCAAAGCCATTACAATATTTACATCATCGGTATTGGGTTGGGTACCCTGGCCGGTAATGCCGTTTTTATTTTCGGAGGCAGGTGGCTGGTTCAGCGTATCGCCAACAGCCAGGAATACCTGAACTGGGTCATCGGCGGCATATTTGCCATCACGGCCATCATACAGGCCATAAAAATGATCCGGCATAAGGATGCCGTACATAAATTCACCCACGCGGAGGAGGATAACAGGGGCTGAAAAAAAACATGCTGTACGAATCAGTCCACAATAAACAAACGGCATCCGTTTTCCGTCCTGCTGCGGTGAGCCTCACAGTTATCGCCTACATGATAGGTCATGCCTTGGGAAAGAGTGAATTCCCTGCCGTCTTCCAGCTCCGTTATCATTTCCCCGGAGATGCAGTAAATGATATGCCCTTTTTTGCACCAGTGGTCGGCAAAATACCCCGCAGAATATTCCACCATCCGTACCCGGATATCGCCCATCCTGAAGACCCTCCGGTGTGCCATGCCCGTGGTGC
Encoded here:
- a CDS encoding LysE family transporter, with the protein product MPKLFQIFGWGLLISFLGSLPLGTLNVAAMQIGIQESIMNALYFSFGSLLVEMIYVRISLVGIDWVRKQEKLMKAMEWITLFIIIALAAGSFIAALRDGATEKNVMLQNNMHRFVLGMFMCAINPVQIPFWFGWSTILFSKKVLEPRQSHYNIYIIGIGLGTLAGNAVFIFGGRWLVQRIANSQEYLNWVIGGIFAITAIIQAIKMIRHKDAVHKFTHAEEDNRG
- a CDS encoding DM13 domain-containing protein — encoded protein: MKRFFHLPVICFVAGMTFLASCKKNTIPSNGNEVIVNPGDSTQPVILYSGSLTGGEAGDQARGDVTIEKVGTKKYLVFRNFNSNNGPDVHVYFSKTIGSHASPPTEYKDLGFPKYTSGTFNYELLTEPDIANYKYVLIWCARYRIQFGYTELK
- a CDS encoding DHCW motif cupin fold protein, which gives rise to MEIKAFPFQTLDWSGIEKEEHTGTTGMAHRRVFRMGDIRVRMVEYSAGYFADHWCKKGHIIYCISGEMITELEDGREFTLSQGMTYHVGDNCEAHRSRTENGCRLFIVD
- a CDS encoding YceI family protein, encoding MKKLLTFLIFLTGIPGLAQAQLVLTPVDAGSNVHFVIKNFGIKTRGDLKGLKGTIRFAPENLAASSFDVSVDANSIDTDNESRDNHLRQAEYFNVATHKTIHFKSTKVVLSSVAGRYYMYGDLTIKGVTRPVEFGFGVSPKDGDMFLRVNSVSTGEILVWVGAAFPCRIS